In the genome of Desulfonauticus submarinus, the window AAGCATGTGCAGATAATATACAAAACTCGGTCCAACTCTTTTACAATATCTTTCAAAACAAGCCCTGGCAAAGTAGCAAAAAAAATATCATAGATGCTGCCTTAACCTTTTTAGAAGATGTAAAAAAATTTGCTCCTAACGAAATCAAAATGATTAAGGGGCAAGCAGATGGGGCTAAGGTTGCGTTTGAGGAGGCTTTTGCACTGCGCTGTATGATTGAAATTATGTTTACCTATCAACTAATTATTCCTATGTGTACTTCCTTTGCTGTTACAGGAAATGCAACAAAAAATAATAAAACTATTTTAGGACAAAATATAGACTGGCATCCAAACGCTCCAGTTGATCTTCTCAAAATAAAATATACCAACGCTCCAGAAACTCTTTCTGTCTTCCTTTGTGGCGTTCCTTACTATCATCTAACAAAAGATGGCCTTGCTAATTGCACAAACATGACAATCAATAAACCACAAAATATTAGCCCTATTATACCCATTGGCTTTTATCTTCCAAAAATTATGCGTAACAAAACTATTAAAGATGCCGTACAAACTTTAAAAAAAACAGCCAAAGGGTATGCTTACTTTCATATAGCTGATACAAATGGTAATATAATCGGTTTGGAGAGTATTTCCAATCACTATACAGAAATCAGGCCTCAACAAAATATACTTATACACGCTAATCATTATGAAACAGAAATATATAAAAAAAATGATTGGAGTAAACAAATAATGCCTTGTTCCTATGCTCGGGCTAACCGTATGAAAAAATTAATCCTTAGCAACTATGGAACAATTACAGCAGGAGTGATGATGGATATATTAAGAGATCATAAAAACTATCCAGAATCTATTTGTAGACATGTTAACAAAACAAAACCAGACAGTATGATATCAAGTTCTAAAGCTTCAATTATTATGATTCCCAAAGAAAAAAAGATGTATATTGCGTTTGGCCCACCTTGCGAAAATGAATATAATGAATATGTGTTATAAAATTAAT includes:
- a CDS encoding C45 family autoproteolytic acyltransferase/hydolase, which produces MKNNKLNFIECKGSHYAIGRQYGEACADNIQNSVQLFYNIFQNKPWQSSKKNIIDAALTFLEDVKKFAPNEIKMIKGQADGAKVAFEEAFALRCMIEIMFTYQLIIPMCTSFAVTGNATKNNKTILGQNIDWHPNAPVDLLKIKYTNAPETLSVFLCGVPYYHLTKDGLANCTNMTINKPQNISPIIPIGFYLPKIMRNKTIKDAVQTLKKTAKGYAYFHIADTNGNIIGLESISNHYTEIRPQQNILIHANHYETEIYKKNDWSKQIMPCSYARANRMKKLILSNYGTITAGVMMDILRDHKNYPESICRHVNKTKPDSMISSSKASIIMIPKEKKMYIAFGPPCENEYNEYVL